TTTTTCACTGCTTTAAACTTTGAGAGAAATGATTAAAAGATTAAAATTAATAGGAGTACCATATAACAATTGATAATCAAAAGTTTTAAaagcaaattttatttttattccgCAGAATTAACACTGGAGACAAAGGGAAGAAGAAACAGAAGATTAAAGTCCATCAGGATACATGTTTAAACACACTGGGAACTTAAAAAACAGAAGATTTCTCCAAGTCATAGTGAAGTAGACAATTTAGAGAGTTAAAACAGTTTGGACACATACTTCAACCGCTACATTAAACAAGAAGAGAACCTTCCATAACTGCCACAGCTTTCCCTCTCAGAAATACCCTCTGCTTCTCCTCGTCTAGATGCAGGTTCAAGACGCCACCTCTAGGTGAGGCCTggatcacaaaaaaaaaaaaaatcactaggCAAAGAGAACAATGAGGTTAGTATAAGATTGCACAAACACATGAATAAGTATTtcagtttttgagttttgaggaAGGATTAAGTACCGCTAAAGCAACAAAGTCACATTTGCCAAGCTTTTTACGCCAATAAGAAGCCAAGGCACAATGAGCACTTCCACAAACAGGATCCTGAAAAGTTTTgtttgaaaaaacaaaaatacgTGCATTAAGAGAACACGTGAGATTTCTAAGATGCGCCAGCTAAACCAACATATAAATGTTTGCATATGTAGTTGTTGAAGATATGATCGAGATTATGATCTATATGACTCGCTTAATTATCTAGATTGTGAAAAATCAGAACTACCCATTTCAGTAACTATGATCTGCTTGAATGCAATACTTATACATGCTCACAATTGATTCTAGTTCTGGCAATTACCTCATTGATTCCAAACTTTGGGCAGAAGAAACGGCTATAGAAATCAAAGCCGGAACCCTGTGGAGCAGGTCCAGTTATGATCATTCCTCTGCCAGGGCAATTTTGTATTAGATCAATCTGAGGTTGGCATTCGACCACTGCCTCCCCTGATGGAAGCAAAATCTGCAACAAAAACACCATGAAATTTCCTTTTTGTTCCAAAAAATATCTTGCATGAATTGCTTGTACATGAATTTTTATATCTGTCGTGCACTATTGTAAATATATAAACACACCAGCTTAAATACGTACAAAATGATCACCCATTGATGTCTCGTTGATCTCAACCACGGATGCTCCATTCAAGCTTTTTGAAATTGCAGGAACATCAGTAAAATTGGTCTCGGTTACTTGGACAACAGGAAAATCCAATTCAATTGAGTAACCTGTTGGCCAATCGTCCTGAGAATTTGAAGCTACGGCTTCTGGTACTCTTTTGGCAGTTAAAATTCCTGATCTTGTTGAAAACTCAATAGTATCAGTTTTAACAAGACCATAGGCAAATAGAAAGTGTACAGCTGCTAATGTTGCATGCCCACATAGTTCAACCTGCAAGCAGTTAACGATGTTTTCAAATGAAATCCCTTGCACATTCAAAAGGAAATATAAGGAAGAAAAATTTGGGTCTAGCTTTTCAAAAAGTGCTAGATGAGGCATAAAATGGGAGTGAGCATTCACCCGGCTAAGATGCTCTTTATTCATTTGAATGTAGCCTCAATAAACACTTtcaactttatggattttcattttttccaGTAACGAATTTTCAGTAAAATGAGCTCCAAACTTTATTCTCTAGTTTCTCCCATCAACTGAAAAGGTGGGGGAAGTAACAAGGTTTGGATATAGTAAGCTTTGCATATCGTATTTATCTCAATATACACTTTCAAGTTTCGACACCATGACAAACTCGAGAAATGTtgagaatataattaaataataaatgtgTATAAGATAGTCACATACTCCAACGTGATATCAAAGCAGACAAAGATCCTGAGATCGAATCTCAAGCCTACATGTGAGGAGCGTGTtgagaatataattaaataataaaattagtgaGATCATTGCCTCATTTTATCGTAAAATCAACggaaaaaacaaaatcaaatgtTTAACGTTCCACAGCGCAGATAACATACCGAGTTCAACAATGCACCTCTATAAAAGCTGGGTAGGAAGAAGAGGGGGGAAAAAAGAGCAAAttatggattttcattccaCCCGGAATTACTTTTTGGGGGATTTTAACTTTAATTGAGTAGCAATTGTCTGAAGATTGAGAAAACGAAGATCGGAAGAAGTTGAAACCTCAGCAACCGGAGTGAACCAACGAAGGCCAAATCTGGGATTTGTATTTGTGGGTTCATTCAGCGGAGTGAGATAACAAGTTTCGGAGATATTGAACTCAGCAGCAACAGATTGTAACCATTTATCATCTTTCTCTTCCTCCAATAAGCAAACAGCTGCTGGATTCCCTTTGAATGCTGTATCAGTGAAGGCATCCACCTGAATAAATTTGtaattaatttgttgattgTATAAATGGAAATAGTTTCAATTCAATGTGCATTGAGAGAGATTACCACACAATACTTCACTAGCTTCTTGGCCATTGTACAAAACAAACAAGATATTAGTCAAGGAAGTATCATATATTGAGGATATTACATTCATAAAGGGTCACTCTCAAGTCAATGGATGGTGGGTGCTACTTGGGAATCAAGTTACCAAATTATCAAATTGGAATTGCCAaccttcccttttttttttatcacgaaaaaggttcaaatatgtcatcaaactttgagaaaaagaTTCATTTATGCTATCCACAAATAATGGCatggatgagccttttctcaaatgaaaatgacataaatgagccaaacttttaacgaatgACATAGATaagccttttctcaaagttcgatggcatattttagcttttttccctttttattatttcattcatTGACTActtctacaacaacaacatacccgtCTAATTCCACGAGTGGAGTGTAAAGATGGTAGAGTGTACATACATTTTATCCTAGCTAAAACaaatagagaaattatttttaataaatccTCAGCTTAAAATTAGTATAATACAAAGTGAAGCTTAGTTGGCATCTCTATAATTTAATCTCTTTGTAATCTATAGTAATTTAATCTGATTACAACATCTTCATTTTGAACAAAAAGTTGATCTCATTTTAGTagtagtttattttttttataatcgtGATGTTCGTGCCACCTTATACACACCTCAATTAATTTCCACGTATTAATTATACATACTGTAAATATGGGGTCACTTGGTCAATGGATGGTGGGTAGTTCTTGGGGATTAAGTtaccaaattatcaaattctaATTGCCAGCCTTtgcttttttattatttctttcattgactactataacaacaacatacctctAATCTCACATGTGGAGGAGTCTGAAGTGGGTAAGGTCAGTATAATACAGAGTGAAGCTTAGTTGGCGTCTCCGTACTTTTATCTTTTTGTAATCTATAGTAATTTAATCTGATTACAACATCTCCATTTTGGACAAAAATTGATCTCATTTTggtattactattttattttttgtataatcGTAGTGATTCTGCAACTTGCACATCTCGACTAATTTCAGAAGATACCTACCACTTCCCAACCACAGTAACTATCCTACAGGTTTCTGCTAGGCCTTGCTGAAAAAAATTGTTTCCTCTACAATCCAGATCATTGCACCCTAGAGATTTAAGAACAATGAAGAAAGAAATCCAGTAATAAATCACAAGGCATGTTTATTTCTGAAATATATACAAAGGAAATTTAGATTCCCCCTTACAACCATCCCTTGCCTATCAGGTACTCCTAGAAATAAGACATTTCCCAATTCAGTCATTGATTTATTAGTACAGACGTCGGGATAGCTGAGGGGACAACCATATTTGATGTTAaagagtaaaataaaataatgaacaaCATAGTAATTATACAAGACCCAGATACTGGCAAATACGAATCACCAAATCCCTTCTTTTGCCATCTTCAGAAAGTCGCAGAGTGTTATGTTTGGAAGATCAGTTGAACCTGCTTTCTTCTTCGTTATCCTAGTCATTTTCACGGACTTGTTGCCGTCTATTTCGGAGGTTGTTACAGAGACCAGGTTGTAGAACTGTTGAAAAACAATTAAACAGTCGTAAGATGACCATAAAAGATTAATCTACATATTACATACTGAATTAGCACCTTCTGTGTATGTTCTCTTGTTAAGGTAAAGGCTATATATATCCTGAAACTATGCAGATTGTTTTGTTTTCTTACTTAACAATAGAATTTGGACATCCAGATGCACACATCAGAGCCAAAAGGTAGAAGTAGAGTACAACGATATGATATAAATGACTGAGATCTGCAAATTGTAAATAGTATTGATCCACAAAGTATACCTCACAAACACCATGCAGCAATAACCGCTGGAAGGGGTCTTGAATGCGTAGCACCAGCACATTTTCACCACTCTCATTCACAAATGCTCGTACACATTGCTACAGTAAAATATCCCACATTCTTGTTAACAACAGAAGCAAAAGGAGAAGCAAGAGAAAATGGATGGAGATGCAGCTGAAAACAATGAAAATGTAAAAATCAAATCCAACACACTATCAGAAATACCACAGGGCTAAGGCATTTAAGAGATTATCACATAAGTCATAAGTGCAAACTGCAAAGGATCTGAGACCAACTAAAAGACATGAAAGGGAAAAGGAAAGAGGGAATGAAAGGAAGCAGCCAGCCAGAAGATTCCATAAAAAGTAAAACAGTTGTTCACAACAAATGAACTGCATAATTTGGCTTTGTATTGTCAAATGATCATGAGTCACAAGAAAACCAAGATGATCTTGAACAGCACAATGGGAAAAACAATTGAACAGAGGAAAATGAAGCACTTCTAATGCTGCAGCAATAGACCAATTCCCCACTCTCAAATATAGTTTATGGAAAAGCCAAAAAGAAAATGTCTCCTTGTTACAATAATCTCCAACTAGAGTATCATGGAGTAGACATCTAAGTTGTTCCATGAGAGGCATGTAGATTATTTTGCAGCTTCAGAGTTCCCAATGTAATCAATCTGCCACACAC
This DNA window, taken from Solanum dulcamara chromosome 3, daSolDulc1.2, whole genome shotgun sequence, encodes the following:
- the LOC129882840 gene encoding uncharacterized protein LOC129882840 isoform X3, translated to MATSEILQTEQDLLMMSSLFDDPKGQNVKSRGIDIEKKIEFLESLAGKVSNRRSRRWLNDRLLMELVPRLNAEEIRGLFAPPPFGDDVPLSVFCMTNVEEWDKFRNIDIDKEATIMDALEGKRSKRKSCVDNDKVAVLTAWHRVDCRTRDALRRNFLPELVNNYEQCVRAFVNESGENVLVLRIQDPFQRLLLHGVCEVDAFTDTAFKGNPAAVCLLEEEKDDKWLQSVAAEFNISETCYLTPLNEPTNTNPRFGLRWFTPVAEVELCGHATLAAVHFLFAYGLVKTDTIEFSTRSGILTAKRVPEAVASNSQDDWPTGYSIELDFPVVQVTETNFTDVPAISKSLNGASVVEINETSMGDHFILLPSGEAVVECQPQIDLIQNCPGRGMIITGPAPQGSGFDFYSRFFCPKFGINEDPVCGSAHCALASYWRKKLGKCDFVALAASPRGGVLNLHLDEEKQRVFLRGKAVAVMEGSLLV
- the LOC129882840 gene encoding uncharacterized protein LOC129882840 isoform X1 gives rise to the protein MAKKLVKYCVVDAFTDTAFKGNPAAVCLLEEEKDDKWLQSVAAEFNISETCYLTPLNEPTNTNPRFGLRWFTPVAEVELCGHATLAAVHFLFAYGLVKTDTIEFSTRSGILTAKRVPEAVASNSQDDWPTGYSIELDFPVVQVTETNFTDVPAISKSLNGASVVEINETSMGDHFILLPSGEAVVECQPQIDLIQNCPGRGMIITGPAPQGSGFDFYSRFFCPKFGINEDPVCGSAHCALASYWRKKLGKCDFVALAASPRGGVLNLHLDEEKQRVFLRGKAVAVMEGSLLV